The Metabacillus litoralis genome contains a region encoding:
- a CDS encoding DUF2768 domain-containing protein, with amino-acid sequence MSVALMKMWISFASMAFMFISILLIYLSRFKLKGIVKVIVSVFAYLFMILAGLIILFVVFTGPVSE; translated from the coding sequence ATGAGTGTAGCCCTTATGAAGATGTGGATTTCATTTGCATCAATGGCTTTTATGTTTATCTCAATTTTACTCATTTATTTAAGTCGCTTTAAGTTAAAAGGTATAGTTAAAGTAATTGTTTCAGTTTTTGCCTATCTTTTTATGATTCTAGCAGGGTTAATTATCTTATTCGTTGTTTTTACTGGACCTGTATCGGAATAA
- a CDS encoding demethylmenaquinone methyltransferase: MNQSKEERVHGVFEKIYQNYDQMNSVISFQRHKAWRKETMKRMNVKPGQKALDVCCGTADWSIALSEAVGPNGSVTGLDFSQNMLKIGQQKIIDLGLQNVNLIHGNAMKLPFEDNSFDFVTIGFGLRNVPDYMQVLQEMNRVLKPGGKAVCLETSQPTLPIFKQFFTIYFRYIMPIFGKVFAKSYKEYSWLQESARDFPGMVELAKMFQTAGFKQVEVKAFTGGVAAMHLGVKAKENN; the protein is encoded by the coding sequence ATGAATCAGTCTAAAGAAGAAAGAGTGCATGGGGTATTTGAGAAAATTTATCAAAATTACGATCAAATGAACTCTGTAATAAGCTTTCAGCGCCATAAGGCTTGGAGAAAAGAAACAATGAAACGGATGAACGTTAAACCAGGTCAAAAAGCTCTTGATGTTTGTTGTGGCACAGCTGATTGGAGCATAGCACTATCAGAGGCAGTAGGACCAAATGGCAGTGTCACCGGTCTTGACTTTAGTCAAAATATGCTTAAAATTGGTCAACAAAAGATTATAGACCTTGGTTTACAAAATGTTAACCTTATTCATGGGAATGCGATGAAACTTCCATTTGAAGACAATTCATTTGATTTTGTCACGATTGGGTTTGGACTAAGAAATGTACCAGATTATATGCAAGTGTTACAGGAAATGAACCGTGTCTTAAAGCCGGGTGGAAAAGCAGTATGTTTAGAAACCTCCCAACCTACCTTACCGATTTTTAAACAATTTTTCACGATTTATTTTCGTTATATTATGCCTATTTTTGGGAAGGTATTTGCTAAGAGCTATAAAGAATATTCTTGGTTACAAGAATCAGCACGAGATTTCCCTGGAATGGTTGAATTAGCAAAAATGTTTCAAACAGCAGGCTTTAAACAAGTTGAAGTCAAAGCTTTTACCGGCGGAGTTGCTGCTATGCATTTAGGAGTCAAGGCAAAAGAAAATAATTAA
- the mtrB gene encoding trp RNA-binding attenuation protein MtrB, whose product MNQKNDFVVIKAIEDGVHVIGLTRGSDTRFHHSEKLDKGEVMIAQFTEHTSAIKIRGKAQIQTGIGEIESDSRK is encoded by the coding sequence ATGAATCAAAAAAATGACTTCGTTGTGATTAAAGCAATTGAAGATGGTGTTCATGTTATCGGGCTGACAAGGGGTTCTGATACACGTTTCCATCATTCGGAGAAACTAGATAAAGGTGAAGTGATGATTGCTCAATTTACTGAGCATACATCAGCAATCAAAATAAGAGGTAAAGCGCAAATTCAAACTGGAATTGGTGAAATAGAGAGTGATTCTCGTAAATAA
- the der gene encoding ribosome biogenesis GTPase Der, whose product MAKPVIAIVGRPNVGKSTIFNRIVGERVSIVEDIPGVTRDRIYSSGEWLTYQFNIIDTGGIDIGDEPFLAQIRHQAEIAIDEADVIVFLTNVREGVTAADEEVAKILYRSNKPVVLAVNKVDNPEMRANIYDFYSLGFGEPFPISGSHGLGLGDLLDEVAKHFKSPGTDDYDETTIKFSLIGRPNVGKSSLVNAILGEDRVIVSDIAGTTRDAIDTVYKYEGQEFVIIDTAGMRKKGKVYETTEKYSVLRALKAIDRSDVILVVINGEEGIIEQDKHIAGYAHEAGKAVVIVVNKWDAVEKDEKTMKEFEVNIRDHFKFLDYAPIVFLSALTKKRIHTLMPHIILASENHSRRVQTNVLNDVVMDAVAMNPTPTHKGKRLKIFYTAQVAVKPPTFVVFVNDPELMHFSYERFLENRIRAAFEFDGTPIKIFARERK is encoded by the coding sequence ATGGCAAAACCAGTTATAGCAATAGTTGGAAGACCAAATGTAGGTAAGTCAACAATATTTAATCGTATTGTAGGAGAGCGTGTTTCTATTGTTGAAGATATCCCAGGTGTTACTAGGGACAGAATATATAGTTCTGGGGAATGGTTAACTTATCAATTTAATATTATTGATACGGGCGGAATAGATATTGGGGACGAGCCATTCTTAGCGCAAATCCGTCATCAAGCAGAAATAGCTATTGATGAAGCTGATGTAATTGTGTTTTTAACAAATGTTCGTGAAGGGGTTACGGCTGCTGATGAAGAAGTAGCTAAAATTTTATATCGATCCAATAAACCGGTTGTATTGGCAGTTAACAAGGTAGATAATCCTGAAATGCGTGCAAATATTTATGATTTTTATTCGTTAGGATTTGGAGAGCCATTTCCGATCTCAGGCTCTCATGGTTTAGGTTTGGGGGACTTATTAGATGAGGTTGCAAAACATTTTAAAAGTCCGGGAACTGACGATTACGATGAAACCACAATAAAATTTTCCCTTATTGGCCGACCAAATGTTGGGAAATCCTCCCTCGTTAACGCGATATTAGGAGAAGACCGTGTTATCGTAAGTGACATCGCAGGTACTACTCGTGATGCGATTGATACAGTTTATAAATATGAAGGACAAGAATTTGTTATCATTGATACTGCAGGTATGAGGAAAAAAGGAAAAGTATATGAAACAACAGAAAAATATAGTGTCCTTCGAGCATTAAAAGCAATTGATCGCTCAGATGTTATCTTAGTTGTAATAAATGGAGAAGAAGGAATTATTGAGCAGGACAAGCATATTGCTGGATATGCTCATGAAGCTGGAAAAGCAGTAGTAATTGTTGTGAATAAATGGGATGCTGTAGAAAAAGATGAGAAAACAATGAAGGAATTTGAAGTTAATATACGTGATCACTTTAAGTTCTTAGATTATGCTCCAATTGTATTCCTATCAGCTTTAACTAAAAAGCGAATTCATACGTTAATGCCTCATATCATTCTAGCTAGTGAGAATCATTCAAGAAGGGTTCAGACAAATGTTTTAAATGATGTAGTAATGGATGCTGTTGCAATGAATCCAACTCCAACACATAAAGGCAAGCGATTAAAAATATTCTATACAGCACAAGTAGCTGTAAAACCACCTACTTTTGTTGTTTTCGTTAATGACCCAGAATTAATGCACTTCTCGTACGAACGCTTCTTAGAAAACCGTATTAGGGCTGCATTTGAATTTGATGGTACACCTATTAAGATTTTCGCTAGAGAACGCAAATAA
- the folE gene encoding GTP cyclohydrolase I FolE, protein MGEVNFEQIEHAVKLILEAVGEDPNREGLIDTPKRVAKMYAEVFSGLNEDPSEHFQTIFGEDHEELVLVKDIPFYSMCEHHLVPFYGKAHVSYIPKGGKVTGLSKLARAVEAVAKRPQLQERITSTIADSINESLDPHGVMVVVEAEHMCMTMRGIKKPGAQTVTSAVRGVFRKDEASRAEVLSLIKG, encoded by the coding sequence ATGGGTGAAGTTAATTTTGAACAGATTGAACACGCTGTTAAATTGATTCTTGAAGCGGTAGGGGAAGATCCTAATCGCGAGGGCTTAATAGATACACCAAAGCGAGTGGCGAAAATGTATGCTGAGGTATTCAGTGGGTTAAATGAAGATCCATCTGAACATTTTCAAACGATTTTTGGGGAAGATCACGAAGAGCTTGTATTAGTAAAGGATATCCCGTTTTATTCAATGTGTGAACACCACCTCGTGCCTTTCTATGGAAAAGCTCATGTATCATATATACCTAAAGGTGGAAAAGTGACAGGGTTGAGTAAGCTTGCACGTGCAGTAGAGGCAGTAGCGAAACGACCACAATTACAGGAGCGGATTACATCGACCATAGCTGATAGTATTAATGAATCACTTGATCCACACGGAGTAATGGTCGTTGTTGAAGCCGAGCATATGTGTATGACAATGAGAGGGATAAAAAAACCTGGAGCTCAAACGGTTACGTCTGCTGTAAGAGGGGTTTTCCGAAAGGATGAAGCATCCAGAGCAGAGGTACTATCTTTGATTAAAGGATAA
- a CDS encoding heptaprenyl diphosphate synthase component 1, producing the protein MQDIEVHLAKLKTALEEKLSHPYLAKHLPSPTIDEDKLLLFYAIFDEIDLSENLKESYIVTAMLVQIALDTHDDVSTKTAIEPGEFVQRQLTVLAGDYFSGLYYLLLSEVKDIKMVRTLALAIKEINEHKIRLYYHDEGKMSSSIDSLQVVETSLFQRVADHFKLDFYNMLSTQFLTYKRLSHEKFQLVQDGGCDHSVKKPSFSIHFLTEACNLYFEKTASLLDKGFQKAPSLKSLLIERLHTIRFHEALLHDNKTVEEGL; encoded by the coding sequence TTGCAGGACATCGAAGTACATTTAGCAAAATTAAAAACAGCACTAGAGGAGAAACTTTCACATCCCTATTTAGCAAAACATTTACCTTCACCTACAATCGACGAAGATAAATTGCTACTTTTTTATGCAATTTTTGATGAGATAGATCTTTCGGAGAACCTAAAAGAAAGCTATATAGTGACAGCTATGCTTGTTCAGATTGCCCTTGATACACATGATGATGTTTCGACAAAGACTGCTATCGAACCTGGAGAATTTGTACAAAGACAGTTAACTGTTCTTGCAGGTGATTATTTTAGCGGATTATATTATTTATTACTATCAGAAGTTAAGGATATTAAGATGGTTCGAACATTAGCCTTGGCTATTAAGGAAATCAATGAACATAAAATAAGACTTTATTATCATGATGAAGGAAAAATGAGTTCATCTATAGATAGTCTTCAAGTAGTTGAAACAAGTCTTTTTCAACGAGTAGCTGATCATTTTAAACTTGACTTTTATAACATGCTCAGTACTCAATTCTTAACATATAAAAGACTATCTCATGAGAAATTTCAGTTAGTACAAGATGGAGGTTGTGATCATTCTGTTAAAAAACCGTCATTTTCTATTCACTTTTTAACAGAAGCATGTAATTTGTACTTCGAGAAAACTGCATCACTACTTGATAAAGGATTCCAAAAGGCTCCTTCTTTAAAAAGTCTGTTGATAGAACGTCTTCATACAATTCGTTTTCACGAAGCACTACTACATGATAATAAGACAGTGGAAGAAGGTTTGTAA
- the ndk gene encoding nucleoside-diphosphate kinase yields MEKTFLMVKPDGVQRQLIGEIVGRFERKGFQLAGAKLMTIPVELAEKHYGEHKGKPFYEELVQFITSGPVFAMVWQGENVIELSRKMMGKTNPKDAEPGTIRGDYTMFVSKNIIHGSDSPESAEREISLFFQDNELVEYDKTLNSWIY; encoded by the coding sequence ATGGAAAAAACATTTTTAATGGTTAAACCTGATGGGGTACAACGACAACTTATAGGGGAAATTGTCGGTAGATTTGAAAGAAAGGGCTTTCAGTTGGCTGGTGCGAAATTAATGACCATTCCTGTTGAACTTGCTGAAAAGCACTATGGAGAACATAAAGGAAAACCCTTTTACGAAGAACTAGTTCAATTTATTACTTCTGGACCAGTCTTTGCCATGGTTTGGCAAGGTGAAAACGTTATTGAGTTATCAAGAAAAATGATGGGGAAAACAAACCCAAAAGATGCTGAACCTGGAACAATAAGAGGAGATTATACGATGTTTGTTAGCAAGAACATAATTCACGGCTCAGATTCACCTGAAAGCGCAGAACGAGAAATCTCACTTTTTTTCCAAGACAATGAACTAGTGGAATATGATAAGACATTAAATAGTTGGATTTATTAA
- a CDS encoding NAD(P)H-dependent glycerol-3-phosphate dehydrogenase has translation MEQITVVGAGSWGTALAIVLADNGHRVKLWGHRPELINEINSTRRNEKYLPGIDLPENIVGYSNFEESLKEVHTVILAVPTKAIRQVLKDMIKVKKERVTFVHVSKGIEPDTLLRISEIIEEEVPPQLLKDIVVLSGPSHAEEVSQRHITTVTSSSKNMKAAEYIQDLFINQNFRVYTNPDIIGVEIGGALKNIIALAAGITDGLGYGDNAKAALITRGLAEIARLGSKMGGNPLTFSGLTGIGDLIVTCTSVHSRNWRAGNLLGKGHNLDEVLENMGMVVEGVRTTKAAYQLAEKYDVKMPITEALYEVLFNGKSPKEAVDSLMARVKTHEMEDLVNIMENR, from the coding sequence ATGGAACAAATTACGGTAGTAGGTGCAGGGAGCTGGGGCACAGCACTAGCCATTGTTCTTGCTGACAATGGGCATCGTGTAAAGTTATGGGGACATCGTCCTGAATTAATAAACGAAATTAATTCGACACGAAGAAATGAAAAGTATCTCCCAGGTATTGACCTCCCTGAAAACATTGTTGGTTATTCGAATTTTGAAGAAAGTTTAAAAGAAGTACATACTGTTATATTAGCTGTGCCAACAAAGGCAATACGTCAAGTTCTTAAAGATATGATTAAGGTTAAAAAAGAACGCGTAACGTTTGTTCATGTTAGTAAAGGAATTGAACCGGATACTTTGCTGCGAATTTCAGAAATTATTGAGGAAGAAGTGCCACCTCAGCTTTTAAAAGATATTGTTGTCTTATCTGGACCAAGTCATGCAGAGGAAGTTAGTCAACGCCATATCACAACCGTGACTTCTTCATCGAAAAATATGAAAGCGGCTGAATACATACAAGACCTATTTATTAATCAAAATTTTCGTGTTTATACAAATCCAGATATTATCGGTGTGGAAATTGGTGGGGCATTAAAAAATATTATTGCACTAGCCGCAGGGATCACAGATGGACTTGGCTATGGAGATAATGCGAAAGCTGCTCTTATCACAAGGGGATTGGCCGAAATTGCACGTCTAGGTAGTAAAATGGGAGGAAACCCTTTAACTTTCTCTGGACTAACAGGAATTGGAGATTTAATTGTAACGTGCACAAGCGTTCATTCGAGAAATTGGCGTGCTGGCAATCTTTTAGGTAAGGGTCATAACCTTGACGAAGTGTTAGAAAACATGGGGATGGTTGTAGAAGGGGTAAGAACGACAAAAGCAGCTTATCAGCTTGCTGAAAAATACGATGTGAAGATGCCAATTACTGAAGCGTTATATGAAGTGTTATTTAACGGTAAATCTCCAAAAGAAGCGGTTGATTCGTTAATGGCTCGTGTTAAAACCCATGAAATGGAAGACCTAGTAAATATCATGGAGAATCGTTAA
- the spoIVA gene encoding stage IV sporulation protein A — translation MEKVDIFKDIAERTGGDIYLGVVGAVRTGKSTFIKKFMELVVLPNIDNESDKARAQDELPQSAAGKTIMTTEPKFVPNQAVSIHVDEGLDVNIRLVDCVGYTVPGAKGYEDENGPRMINTPWYEEPIPFHEAAEIGTRKVIQEHSTLGCVITTDGSIGDIPRHDYLEAEARVIEELKEVGKPFIMIINTVHPHHPETEALRQELNEKYDIPVLAMSVESMRETDVMSVLRESLYEFPVLEVNVNLPSWVMVLREDHWLRQSYQEAVKDTVKDIKRLRDVDRVVGQFSEYDFINRASLAGIEMGQGIAEIDLYAPDDLYDQILKEVVGVEIRGKDHLLQLMQDFAYAKAEYDQVSDALRMVKQTGYGIAAPALADMSLDEPEIIRQGSRFGVRLKAVAPSIHMIKVDVESEFAPIIGTEKQSEELVRYLMQDFEDNPLSIWNSDIFGRSLSSIVREGIQAKLSLMPENARYKLKETLERIINEGSGGLIAIIL, via the coding sequence TTGGAAAAAGTAGATATTTTCAAGGATATCGCTGAACGAACTGGTGGCGATATATATTTAGGAGTAGTTGGTGCAGTTAGAACAGGTAAATCTACTTTTATTAAAAAGTTCATGGAATTAGTCGTACTACCTAACATTGACAATGAATCTGACAAAGCTAGAGCTCAAGATGAATTACCACAAAGTGCAGCTGGTAAAACAATTATGACTACTGAGCCGAAATTTGTCCCGAATCAAGCAGTTTCTATCCATGTAGATGAGGGGCTTGATGTCAATATTAGATTAGTAGATTGTGTAGGTTACACAGTTCCAGGAGCAAAAGGGTATGAGGATGAAAATGGTCCTCGCATGATCAACACTCCATGGTATGAAGAGCCAATACCTTTTCATGAAGCAGCAGAAATTGGTACACGTAAAGTTATTCAAGAACATTCAACACTAGGATGTGTCATTACGACAGATGGTTCCATCGGTGACATTCCACGCCATGATTACTTAGAAGCTGAAGCTAGAGTTATTGAAGAGTTAAAAGAAGTAGGAAAGCCGTTTATTATGATTATTAATACGGTTCATCCTCATCACCCAGAAACAGAAGCCCTTCGCCAAGAATTAAATGAAAAATATGATATTCCTGTTCTCGCAATGAGTGTTGAAAGCATGAGAGAAACAGATGTCATGAGTGTTCTAAGAGAATCACTATATGAGTTCCCTGTACTTGAGGTAAATGTAAATCTTCCAAGCTGGGTAATGGTATTAAGAGAAGATCATTGGTTAAGACAAAGCTATCAAGAGGCTGTTAAAGATACAGTTAAAGATATTAAGAGGTTACGTGATGTAGACCGTGTTGTAGGTCAATTCAGCGAGTATGACTTTATTAATAGAGCAAGCTTGGCTGGTATCGAAATGGGGCAAGGAATTGCCGAGATTGACTTATATGCTCCAGATGATCTTTATGATCAAATCCTTAAAGAAGTTGTAGGGGTTGAAATTCGAGGTAAGGATCATTTGCTTCAGCTAATGCAAGACTTTGCTTATGCGAAGGCAGAATATGATCAAGTTTCTGATGCACTCCGAATGGTGAAACAAACAGGTTATGGTATTGCTGCGCCAGCCCTTGCGGATATGAGTCTTGATGAGCCTGAAATTATTCGTCAAGGTTCTAGATTCGGAGTTCGCTTAAAAGCTGTTGCACCTTCCATTCATATGATCAAGGTGGATGTTGAATCAGAATTTGCGCCAATTATAGGCACAGAAAAACAGTCAGAAGAACTTGTTAGATACCTTATGCAAGACTTTGAAGATAATCCACTTTCTATCTGGAATTCGGATATTTTCGGACGCAGTTTAAGTTCAATTGTACGAGAAGGTATACAAGCAAAATTATCATTAATGCCTGAAAATGCTCGTTACAAGCTAAAAGAAACATTAGAAAGAATTATCAATGAAGGCTCTGGCGGTTTAATTGCCATCATATTATAA
- the hbs gene encoding non-specific DNA-binding protein Hbs produces the protein MNKTELINAVAEASELSKKDATKAVDAVFDTILDALKDGDKVQLIGFGNFEVRERAARKGRNPQTGEEIEIAASKVPAFKPGKALKDAVAGK, from the coding sequence ATGAATAAAACAGAACTTATCAACGCAGTAGCAGAAGCTAGTGAGTTATCTAAAAAAGACGCAACTAAAGCAGTTGATGCTGTTTTCGATACAATTTTAGATGCACTAAAAGACGGTGATAAAGTACAACTTATCGGTTTCGGTAACTTTGAAGTTCGTGAGCGTGCGGCTCGAAAAGGTCGTAACCCACAAACTGGTGAAGAGATTGAAATTGCTGCAAGCAAGGTGCCTGCTTTCAAACCAGGTAAAGCACTTAAAGATGCAGTAGCAGGAAAATAA
- a CDS encoding YphA family membrane protein, protein MEGIIFYWFMWLGWVVVTFIMKKNKSRLKLAFFLLVTILISKVFLVVSTFYINCSLIMFLLLGYYLAVKNKRKLVTFYLTNLTLTFAYAGIMLFHIYDPVWFVFDYRLIVSLIVSFLAIYLGKNSSQRFTFYLISVSQGEFLYWLIMSKFHDQVTFGTAAFLDMIVIGCAMIYLWTILQQFTLLVEQSLHRFQKQTKEKQG, encoded by the coding sequence ATGGAAGGAATCATTTTTTACTGGTTTATGTGGTTAGGGTGGGTCGTGGTCACTTTCATAATGAAAAAAAACAAAAGTCGATTGAAATTAGCGTTTTTCCTATTAGTTACAATATTAATAAGCAAGGTTTTTCTAGTTGTTTCTACTTTTTATATAAATTGTTCATTAATCATGTTTTTGTTATTAGGATATTATTTAGCCGTGAAAAATAAACGAAAACTAGTTACTTTTTATTTGACCAATTTAACATTAACATTTGCTTACGCAGGTATCATGTTATTTCACATTTATGATCCTGTTTGGTTTGTATTTGATTACCGCCTAATTGTAAGTTTGATTGTCAGCTTTCTTGCTATTTACTTGGGCAAGAATTCTTCCCAACGATTTACATTTTATTTGATTTCAGTTTCTCAAGGGGAGTTTTTATATTGGTTGATTATGAGTAAATTCCATGATCAGGTAACATTTGGTACTGCTGCCTTTTTAGATATGATTGTAATTGGTTGTGCAATGATTTACTTATGGACAATTTTGCAACAGTTTACATTATTAGTAGAACAATCACTACACAGATTTCAAAAACAAACAAAGGAGAAGCAAGGATAA
- a CDS encoding capping complex subunit for YIEGIA: MSALEKYILAIITTDKTKAAGGTAIFICKTQEEMHFYAKNLEAILDGIAHGIGDDMYVVVKH, translated from the coding sequence TTGAGTGCACTCGAAAAGTACATATTGGCTATTATTACAACTGATAAAACAAAAGCAGCTGGTGGAACCGCAATTTTTATTTGTAAAACACAGGAAGAAATGCACTTTTACGCGAAAAATTTAGAAGCAATATTAGATGGAATTGCACATGGTATTGGAGATGACATGTATGTAGTTGTTAAACACTAA
- a CDS encoding YpzI family protein gives MGKDRQEKKLRKSQRVESDRDQSLTYPGATRVEGPEAARERNR, from the coding sequence ATGGGAAAAGATCGACAAGAAAAGAAATTAAGAAAAAGTCAACGTGTTGAGTCAGATCGTGATCAATCTTTAACTTATCCTGGTGCAACAAGAGTAGAGGGGCCAGAAGCTGCAAGAGAAAGAAACAGATAA
- a CDS encoding YIEGIA family protein, translating to MSEYTLPVLFGVVVGVLTRLHMLRTDYRQYPTYLHGKIIHVALGFIAAGLGTVAVPSIMEEDFTAITFLTLAASQFRDVRNMERNTLTVLDDNELVPRGNTYIEGIAIAFESRNYLVIFTSLLTTFAYLVLNIYVAIIVGIICFIVCRKLMSGSRIKDLVDIKFVEPHFEGAGLYVDNIYIMNIGIPEKQQAILKYGMGFVLTPKNANSKTTIANLGQRQAILHDVSTALGVVRDSGEPALVPLAKRDLDDGRLGVFVLPQDRDVEKAIQVIGDTPTLENAIRMPSEAKANRQGGE from the coding sequence ATGAGTGAATATACGTTACCAGTGCTTTTTGGAGTTGTTGTTGGGGTATTAACAAGGCTTCATATGCTTAGAACAGATTATAGACAATACCCCACTTACTTGCATGGGAAAATCATCCATGTTGCCCTTGGATTTATTGCAGCTGGCCTAGGGACCGTTGCGGTACCTTCTATTATGGAAGAGGATTTTACAGCGATTACGTTTTTAACTTTAGCTGCTTCTCAATTTAGAGATGTAAGGAATATGGAAAGAAATACACTAACTGTTCTAGATGACAATGAGCTTGTGCCTAGAGGGAATACATATATAGAAGGAATTGCCATTGCGTTTGAAAGTAGAAATTATCTAGTCATATTCACTTCACTTTTAACTACTTTTGCTTACTTAGTACTTAATATTTACGTCGCTATTATCGTTGGGATTATTTGCTTTATTGTTTGTCGTAAACTCATGTCTGGAAGTAGAATAAAAGATCTTGTAGACATAAAATTTGTAGAACCTCATTTTGAAGGTGCTGGACTATATGTTGACAATATCTATATCATGAACATAGGTATCCCTGAAAAGCAACAGGCTATCCTTAAATATGGAATGGGGTTTGTTTTAACACCTAAAAATGCCAACTCAAAAACAACCATTGCGAACCTGGGGCAACGACAAGCAATTCTTCATGATGTGTCTACTGCATTAGGAGTTGTTCGTGATTCTGGAGAGCCTGCACTTGTGCCCTTAGCCAAAAGAGATTTAGATGACGGACGCCTTGGAGTGTTTGTTTTACCGCAAGATCGTGATGTTGAAAAAGCCATACAAGTGATTGGAGATACACCGACCCTTGAAAATGCAATAAGAATGCCATCTGAAGCGAAGGCGAACCGTCAAGGAGGGGAATAA
- the hepT gene encoding heptaprenyl diphosphate synthase component II: MKLKAMYSFLNNDLTIIEKELEKTTVSEYPLLRQANLELLQAGGKRIRPVFVLLSAMFGNYDIERAKHVAVALETIHMASLVHDDVIDDAELRRGKPTVKSRYDNRIAMYTGDYLLARSLEVMTNIEDPLAHKILSQAIVDVCLGEIEQIKDKYQFDQTLRTYLRRIKRKTALLIAVSCQLGAVSTGASEDVHRKLYWFGYYVGMSFQITDDILDFTSTAEELGKPVGSDLLQGNITLPVLFALEDPTMKREIEKISMKTTPVDMEPILEKILNSEVIEKSAQVSEKYLQKAFRILEELPKNRARSTLQSIAKYIGKRKF, encoded by the coding sequence ATGAAATTAAAAGCAATGTATTCATTTTTAAATAATGATCTAACAATAATTGAAAAAGAGCTTGAGAAGACTACTGTTTCAGAGTATCCTCTTTTAAGACAAGCAAATCTGGAGTTGCTGCAAGCAGGAGGGAAGCGAATTCGTCCTGTTTTTGTCTTGCTTTCAGCAATGTTTGGTAACTATGACATAGAGCGAGCAAAGCATGTAGCTGTTGCACTTGAGACAATACATATGGCATCTCTCGTACATGATGATGTGATAGATGATGCAGAATTAAGAAGAGGCAAACCTACTGTTAAATCCAGATATGATAATCGTATTGCTATGTATACAGGTGACTATCTTTTAGCACGTTCATTAGAAGTAATGACAAACATTGAGGATCCTTTGGCTCATAAAATCTTGTCTCAAGCCATTGTTGACGTATGTTTAGGAGAAATTGAGCAAATAAAAGATAAGTATCAGTTTGATCAAACACTAAGAACCTATTTAAGACGTATTAAGAGGAAAACGGCATTGTTAATTGCCGTTAGTTGTCAATTAGGAGCAGTTTCGACAGGCGCTTCAGAAGATGTACATCGCAAGCTCTATTGGTTTGGTTATTATGTAGGGATGTCATTTCAAATAACTGATGATATTTTAGATTTCACTTCGACTGCGGAAGAATTAGGTAAACCAGTAGGAAGTGACTTATTACAAGGGAATATCACGTTACCAGTACTATTTGCTCTTGAAGATCCTACAATGAAAAGAGAAATAGAAAAAATTTCAATGAAAACAACTCCAGTGGATATGGAACCGATTCTAGAAAAAATATTAAATTCCGAGGTGATAGAGAAATCTGCACAAGTTAGTGAAAAATATCTTCAAAAGGCATTTCGTATATTGGAGGAATTACCTAAAAATCGGGCGCGATCGACTCTTCAAAGTATTGCAAAATATATTGGAAAAAGAAAATTTTAA